From Paracoccus aminovorans, one genomic window encodes:
- a CDS encoding GatB/YqeY domain-containing protein, with protein sequence MGLRERILADTKDAMKAKETARLSTLRLISAAMKDREIAARTEGGDEAELGEAELTAILSKMVKQRQESAKAYEEGGRLELAERELDEIRVIQSYLPRQLDADETRAAIDKAIADLGAESIRDMGRVMAELRNRHAGQMDFGAVGPMVKERLMK encoded by the coding sequence ATGGGACTGCGCGAACGCATTCTGGCCGACACCAAGGACGCGATGAAGGCCAAGGAGACGGCGCGGCTGTCGACGCTGCGGCTGATCTCGGCCGCGATGAAGGACCGCGAGATCGCCGCCCGGACCGAGGGCGGCGACGAGGCCGAACTGGGCGAGGCCGAATTGACCGCGATCCTGTCGAAGATGGTCAAGCAGCGCCAGGAATCCGCCAAGGCCTATGAAGAGGGCGGCAGGCTGGAACTGGCCGAGCGCGAGCTGGACGAGATTAGGGTGATCCAGTCCTACCTGCCGCGCCAGCTGGACGCAGACGAGACCCGCGCCGCCATCGACAAGGCCATCGCCGACCTGGGCGCGGAAAGCATCCGCGACATGGGCCGGGTCATGGCCGAGCTGCGCAACCGCCACGCCGGCCAGATGGACTTCGGCGCCGTCGGACCGATGGTCAAGGAAAGGCTGATGAAGTAA
- a CDS encoding DUF167 domain-containing protein has translation MTDLSHLALPGAEIAVRVTPRASRNAVVLDGEIIRVLVTVVPEDGKANAAVVKLLAKALGVTKSRLALVRGATSRDKLFRLDQPRSSR, from the coding sequence ATGACCGACCTCAGCCACCTTGCCCTTCCCGGGGCCGAGATCGCCGTGCGGGTGACGCCGCGCGCCTCGCGCAATGCGGTGGTGCTGGACGGCGAGATCATCCGCGTCCTCGTCACCGTGGTGCCCGAGGACGGCAAGGCCAATGCCGCCGTGGTCAAGCTGCTGGCCAAGGCGCTGGGGGTGACGAAATCGCGGCTGGCGCTGGTGCGCGGGGCCACCTCGCGCGACAAGCTGTTCCGCCTGGATCAGCCGCGTTCCAGCCGATAG
- the ilvN gene encoding acetolactate synthase small subunit, which translates to MAALNIQKGASSHSAYDLRDPNAEIIESHTLAVLVENEPGVLARVIGLFSGRGYNIDSLTVAEVDHLGHRSRITIVTRGTPAVIEQIKAQLGRIVPVHEVHDLTVEGRSVERELGLFKVSGKGDKRVEALRIAEIFRASVVDSTLESFVFEITGTSEKLDAFADLMRPLGLSDQARTGVAALARGA; encoded by the coding sequence ATGGCGGCACTGAACATCCAGAAGGGCGCGTCCAGCCATTCGGCCTATGACCTGCGCGACCCGAATGCCGAGATCATCGAATCCCACACCCTGGCCGTGCTGGTGGAGAACGAGCCCGGCGTTCTGGCACGCGTGATCGGGCTGTTTTCCGGACGCGGCTACAACATCGACAGCCTGACCGTGGCCGAGGTCGATCACTTGGGCCACCGCTCGCGCATCACCATCGTGACCCGGGGCACGCCCGCCGTGATCGAACAGATCAAGGCGCAGCTGGGCCGCATCGTGCCGGTGCACGAGGTCCACGACCTGACCGTCGAGGGCCGCAGCGTCGAGCGCGAGCTGGGGCTGTTCAAGGTCTCGGGCAAGGGCGACAAGCGGGTCGAAGCGCTGCGCATCGCGGAAATCTTTCGCGCCAGCGTGGTGGATTCGACCCTGGAAAGCTTCGTCTTCGAGATCACCGGCACATCCGAGAAACTGGACGCCTTCGCCGATCTGATGCGGCCCCTGGGCCTGTCCGACCAGGCCCGCACCGGGGTCGCCGCGCTGGCGCGCGGCGCCTGA
- a CDS encoding acetolactate synthase 3 large subunit — MSRQMTGARMVIEALRDQGVDTVFGYPGGAVLPIYDEIFQQNDIKHILVRHEQGAVHMAEGYARSTGKPGVVLVTSGPGATNAVTGLTDALMDSIPVVVLTGQVPTFLIGTDGFQEADTIGITRPCTKHNWLVKETDQLAATIHKAFHIATSGRPGPVLIDIPKDVQFATGEYVGPKQIETPSYQPAKKGDLATITRLVELMETAERPILYTGGGVINSGTGASQLLRELAEATGFPVTSTLMGLGAYPASGGKWIGMLGMHGLYEANMAMHDCDLMIAVGARFDDRITGRVADFSPGSVKAQIDIDPSSINKVIHVDLPIVGDVGHVLEDMLKIWKARGRKTNAAGLQAWWAQIEQWKARDCLGYRNSDKVIKPQYALQRLQALTAAQKPYITTEVGQHQMWAAQFLHFDDPNHWMTSGGLGTMGYGLPASIGAQVAHPESLVINVAGEASWLMNMQEMGTAVQFRAPVKQFILNNERLGMVRQWQQLLHGERYSQSWSESLPDFVKLAEAFGCRGRTVSDPVELDAAIQEMIDYDGPFILDVLVEKHENCFPMIPSGKPHNEMLLGEAATEGAITGAGGALV; from the coding sequence ATGTCCCGACAAATGACCGGTGCAAGGATGGTTATCGAAGCTCTGCGCGATCAGGGCGTCGACACCGTATTCGGCTATCCGGGCGGGGCGGTGCTACCCATCTATGACGAGATCTTCCAGCAGAACGACATCAAGCACATCCTGGTCCGCCACGAGCAGGGCGCGGTGCATATGGCCGAGGGCTATGCCCGCTCGACCGGCAAGCCGGGGGTGGTGCTGGTCACCTCGGGACCCGGGGCGACCAATGCGGTCACCGGCCTGACCGACGCCCTGATGGATTCGATCCCGGTGGTGGTGCTGACCGGCCAGGTCCCGACATTCCTGATCGGCACCGACGGCTTCCAGGAGGCCGACACCATCGGCATCACCCGCCCCTGCACCAAGCACAACTGGCTGGTGAAGGAGACCGACCAGCTGGCGGCGACCATTCACAAGGCGTTCCATATCGCGACCTCGGGCCGTCCGGGGCCGGTGCTGATCGACATCCCCAAGGACGTGCAATTCGCCACCGGCGAATATGTCGGCCCGAAGCAGATCGAGACCCCCAGCTACCAGCCAGCGAAGAAGGGCGACCTGGCCACGATCACCCGGCTGGTCGAGCTGATGGAAACGGCCGAGCGGCCGATCCTCTATACCGGCGGCGGCGTCATCAACTCGGGCACCGGCGCCAGCCAGCTGCTGCGCGAACTGGCCGAGGCCACGGGCTTCCCGGTGACCTCGACGCTGATGGGCCTGGGCGCCTATCCGGCCTCGGGCGGGAAATGGATCGGCATGCTGGGCATGCACGGGCTCTACGAGGCCAACATGGCCATGCACGACTGCGACCTGATGATCGCGGTCGGCGCCCGCTTCGACGACCGCATCACCGGCCGGGTGGCGGATTTCAGCCCCGGCTCGGTCAAGGCGCAGATCGACATCGACCCCAGCTCGATCAACAAGGTGATCCATGTCGACCTGCCCATCGTCGGCGATGTCGGCCATGTGCTGGAGGACATGCTGAAGATCTGGAAGGCCCGCGGCCGCAAGACCAACGCGGCCGGCCTGCAGGCCTGGTGGGCGCAGATCGAGCAGTGGAAGGCCCGCGACTGCCTTGGCTATCGCAACTCGGACAAGGTCATCAAACCGCAATACGCCCTGCAGCGGCTGCAGGCGCTGACCGCGGCCCAGAAGCCCTATATCACCACCGAGGTCGGGCAGCACCAGATGTGGGCGGCGCAATTCCTGCATTTCGACGACCCGAATCACTGGATGACCTCGGGCGGGCTGGGCACGATGGGCTACGGCCTGCCGGCCTCGATCGGGGCGCAGGTCGCGCATCCCGAATCGCTGGTGATCAACGTCGCCGGCGAGGCGTCCTGGCTGATGAACATGCAGGAAATGGGCACCGCGGTGCAGTTCCGCGCCCCGGTCAAGCAGTTCATCCTGAACAACGAACGCCTGGGCATGGTCCGGCAGTGGCAGCAGCTGCTGCATGGCGAACGCTACAGCCAGAGCTGGTCGGAAAGCCTGCCCGATTTCGTGAAGCTGGCCGAGGCCTTCGGCTGCCGCGGGCGCACGGTTTCGGACCCGGTCGAGCTGGACGCGGCGATCCAGGAGATGATCGACTACGACGGCCCCTTCATCCTGGACGTGCTGGTCGAGAAGCACGAGAACTGCTTCCCGATGATCCCCTCGGGCAAGCCGCATAACGAGATGCTGCTGGGCGAGGCCGCGACCGAAGGCGCCATCACCGGCGCCGGCGGCGCCCTGGTCTGA
- a CDS encoding [protein-PII] uridylyltransferase family protein has product MDFAARITRLPIPADPARGQSALQATGIADPRLGDLIRGTAGCSPYLAGLIEREAGWLPDALAHEDVVARETAGFETLTPDQLGPALRRAKRRVALWAALADLGGVWRLEQVTGALTELADRATDLALRAHVAAEAARGKLPPTAADAGGIVALAMGKMGAGELNYSSDIDLIVLYDDSAYDRDDQHEARASLIRATRKAAATISDNTDQGYVFRTDLRLRPDASVTPVCVPISGALAYYEAEGRTWERSAYIKARPCGGDLAAGARFLRELDPFVWRRHLDFATIQDAHDMRLRIRDHKGLHGRIEVPGHNMKLGQGGIREIEFFTQTRQLIAGGRDPDLRVRGTVEGLARLAEKGWVPSEVAAELTDHYREHREIEHRIQMVNDAQTHSLPVAPESIDTIARMMGAPDTAAWSARLAARLQRVEALTGDFFAPGEQRERPQLSSEAQALVDGWRSYPALRSARGREVFARIEPELLTRLTAAAHSDEALARFDAFLSRLPAGVQLFSLFEANPQLIDLIVDICATAPGLAAYLARHPEVLDAVLGGSFFSEWPGAEDLRRQLEAMLAHVLAAPDGGYERALDAARRWAHEWQFRTGVHHLRALIGAEEAGAQYADIADAAVAALFPVVAADFARRHGPPPGRGAVVLGMGSLGARQLNAGSDLDLIVIYDAAGQDASEGPKPLATRAYYARLTQATITAISAPTSAGRLYEVDMRLRPSGRQGPVATSVQSFRDYQLTEAWTWEHLALTRARVIGTCGADAQSLAQEVEALRVEVLAARGGDARVLPDLAEMRARIFAAKASDGAWEAKTGRGRLQDIELLAQSFALRAAVPARATPAQLRAGPRAGLIARDLAETLAAARRFLWNLQCAGRLLTERPLDMQNLGKGGQAFLLRETGCETLDQLAARLAETAEITGTIIDAAIAEGGGEAGAEAAQAAAQARAE; this is encoded by the coding sequence ATGGATTTCGCCGCCCGCATCACCCGCCTTCCGATCCCCGCCGACCCGGCCCGCGGCCAGTCCGCCCTGCAGGCCACCGGCATCGCCGACCCGCGCCTGGGCGATCTGATCCGCGGCACCGCCGGATGCAGCCCCTATCTTGCCGGCCTGATCGAGCGCGAGGCCGGCTGGCTGCCCGACGCCCTGGCGCATGAGGATGTCGTCGCGCGCGAGACCGCCGGCTTCGAGACGTTGACGCCCGACCAGCTTGGCCCGGCGCTGCGCCGGGCCAAGCGCCGGGTGGCGCTGTGGGCGGCGCTGGCCGATCTGGGCGGTGTCTGGCGGCTGGAGCAGGTGACCGGGGCGCTGACCGAGCTGGCCGACCGGGCCACCGACCTGGCGCTGCGGGCCCATGTCGCGGCCGAGGCCGCGCGCGGCAAGCTGCCCCCGACCGCGGCCGATGCCGGCGGCATCGTCGCGCTGGCCATGGGCAAGATGGGCGCGGGCGAGTTGAACTATTCCTCGGACATCGACCTGATCGTGCTTTACGACGACAGCGCCTATGACCGCGACGATCAGCACGAGGCCCGCGCCAGCCTGATCCGCGCCACCCGCAAGGCGGCGGCGACGATTTCGGACAACACCGACCAGGGCTATGTCTTCCGCACCGACCTGCGGTTGCGGCCGGATGCCTCGGTCACGCCGGTCTGCGTGCCGATCTCGGGCGCGCTGGCCTATTACGAGGCCGAGGGCCGCACCTGGGAACGCAGCGCCTATATCAAGGCCCGGCCCTGCGGCGGCGATCTGGCTGCCGGCGCGCGTTTCCTGCGCGAACTCGATCCCTTCGTCTGGCGCCGCCACCTGGATTTCGCCACCATTCAGGACGCGCATGACATGCGGCTGCGCATCCGCGACCACAAGGGGCTGCACGGCCGCATCGAGGTGCCCGGCCACAACATGAAGCTGGGCCAGGGCGGCATCCGCGAGATCGAGTTCTTCACCCAGACCCGGCAGCTGATCGCGGGTGGGCGCGACCCGGACCTGCGGGTGCGCGGCACGGTCGAGGGGCTGGCCCGACTGGCCGAAAAGGGCTGGGTGCCGTCCGAGGTCGCGGCCGAGCTGACCGATCACTATCGCGAACACCGCGAGATCGAGCATCGCATCCAGATGGTGAACGACGCCCAGACCCATTCGCTGCCGGTCGCGCCCGAGAGCATCGACACCATCGCCCGCATGATGGGCGCGCCCGACACCGCCGCCTGGTCGGCGCGGCTGGCCGCGCGGCTGCAGCGGGTCGAGGCGCTGACCGGCGATTTCTTCGCCCCCGGCGAGCAGCGCGAGCGGCCGCAGCTGTCTTCGGAGGCGCAGGCGCTGGTCGACGGCTGGCGCAGCTACCCGGCGCTGCGTTCGGCGCGCGGCCGCGAGGTTTTCGCCCGCATCGAGCCGGAGCTGCTGACCCGGCTGACCGCGGCCGCCCACAGCGATGAGGCTCTGGCCCGGTTCGATGCCTTCCTGTCGCGGCTGCCTGCAGGCGTGCAGCTCTTTTCGCTCTTCGAGGCCAATCCGCAGCTGATCGACCTGATCGTGGACATCTGCGCCACGGCGCCGGGCCTCGCCGCCTATCTGGCGCGCCACCCCGAGGTGCTGGACGCGGTGCTGGGCGGCAGCTTCTTCTCGGAATGGCCGGGGGCAGAGGATCTGCGCCGGCAGCTGGAGGCGATGCTGGCGCATGTGCTGGCCGCGCCCGACGGCGGCTACGAGCGGGCGCTGGATGCGGCCCGGCGCTGGGCGCATGAATGGCAATTCCGCACCGGCGTCCATCACCTGCGCGCCCTCATCGGCGCCGAAGAGGCCGGGGCGCAATATGCCGACATCGCCGATGCGGCGGTCGCGGCGCTGTTTCCGGTGGTCGCCGCCGATTTCGCCCGCCGGCACGGGCCGCCGCCCGGGCGCGGCGCGGTGGTGCTGGGCATGGGTTCGCTGGGGGCGCGGCAGTTGAATGCCGGCTCGGACCTGGACCTGATCGTGATCTACGACGCGGCGGGGCAGGACGCCTCCGAGGGACCGAAGCCGCTGGCGACGCGGGCGTATTATGCGCGGCTGACCCAGGCGACGATCACGGCGATCTCGGCGCCGACCTCGGCCGGGCGGCTCTACGAGGTCGACATGCGGCTGCGTCCCTCGGGGCGGCAGGGGCCGGTGGCGACCTCGGTGCAGAGCTTCCGCGACTACCAGCTGACCGAGGCCTGGACCTGGGAACATCTGGCCCTGACCCGGGCCCGCGTCATCGGCACCTGCGGCGCGGATGCCCAGTCGCTGGCGCAAGAGGTCGAGGCGCTGCGCGTCGAGGTTCTGGCGGCGCGCGGCGGCGATGCCCGTGTCCTGCCCGACCTGGCCGAGATGCGGGCGCGGATCTTTGCCGCCAAGGCTTCGGATGGCGCCTGGGAGGCCAAGACCGGCCGCGGCCGGTTGCAGGACATCGAACTGCTGGCGCAGAGTTTCGCGCTGCGTGCGGCCGTGCCGGCCCGGGCGACGCCCGCGCAGTTGCGGGCCGGGCCGCGCGCCGGGCTGATCGCGCGCGATCTGGCCGAGACGCTTGCCGCGGCCCGGCGGTTCCTGTGGAACCTGCAATGCGCCGGACGCCTGCTGACGGAACGGCCGCTGGACATGCAGAACCTCGGCAAGGGCGGCCAGGCTTTCCTGCTGCGCGAGACCGGATGCGAGACCCTGGACCAGTTGGCCGCCCGCCTGGCCGAGACTGCCGAGATCACCGGCACCATCATAGATGCGGCCATCGCCGAGGGGGGCGGGGAAGCCGGTGCCGAAGCTGCGCAAGCCGCGGCGCAGGCGCGGGCGGAATAG
- a CDS encoding M48 family metalloprotease, with protein sequence MGRTWQAAAAILLVLAGCVAAPVPQPGGTRPLPDLATAPDTPAGAQASARAFISVINRMEPAVERECVARRKQPINCDFQFVVDDRPGLEPNAFQTVDATGRPVIGFTLALIGEARNADELAFVVGHEASHHILGHINRKTSAASVGAVILGGLASAYGGNSEAIKSAQDFGAQFGARYYSKDWELEADYLGAVIALNAGFNPQHGAQFFARIPDPGDKILGTHPSNAARMAQVARAVSDYRAGRTR encoded by the coding sequence ATGGGCAGAACCTGGCAAGCGGCGGCGGCGATCCTGCTGGTCCTGGCGGGCTGCGTCGCGGCCCCGGTCCCGCAACCCGGGGGCACGCGGCCGCTGCCGGATCTGGCCACCGCGCCCGACACGCCGGCGGGCGCGCAAGCCTCGGCCCGGGCCTTCATCTCGGTGATCAACCGGATGGAGCCGGCGGTGGAACGCGAATGCGTCGCGCGCCGCAAGCAGCCGATCAACTGCGATTTCCAGTTCGTCGTCGACGACCGGCCGGGGTTGGAGCCGAACGCCTTCCAGACCGTGGATGCGACCGGGCGGCCGGTGATCGGCTTCACGCTGGCGCTGATCGGCGAGGCGCGCAACGCCGACGAACTGGCCTTCGTCGTCGGGCATGAGGCCAGCCACCACATCCTTGGCCATATCAACCGCAAGACCAGCGCCGCCTCGGTCGGCGCCGTGATCCTGGGCGGGCTGGCCAGCGCCTATGGCGGCAATTCCGAGGCCATCAAGTCGGCGCAGGACTTCGGCGCCCAGTTCGGCGCCCGCTACTATTCCAAGGATTGGGAGCTCGAGGCCGACTACCTGGGCGCGGTCATCGCCCTGAACGCCGGATTCAACCCGCAGCACGGTGCGCAGTTCTTTGCCCGAATCCCCGATCCGGGTGACAAGATTCTGGGCACCCATCCCTCGAACGCCGCCCGCATGGCGCAGGTGGCCCGCGCGGTGTCGGACTATCGCGCCGGACGGACCCGATAA
- a CDS encoding glycosyltransferase family 2 protein translates to MAGIALLKPRRPAPAPAAPAPQDTLVAPRDLRPLGQILIEDGAVDPRNLLRAVVMRRRQQARLGEILLANGWVQEEALTRALSRQWRSSVLDLAALPPDPRLVDALGAQFCLAQGLVPWRRVGGVTFIATARPDEFDALRDRMPAGFGAVRMLLCSETAAREAIMGLRRTALIRQAETRVPATESCRTRNERRFGRLVVASVGAATLGMLLAPIAVITALTVWAVLTLLASAALKLLSFQAILRRTHQERQEARAMALGAIPRPEMKAPLPVISVMVPLFAEANIADKLIGRLSQLDYPRELMDILLVVEDTDRVTCEALETARLPRWMRVVKVPDGPIRTKPRALNYALNFCRGSIIGVWDAEDRPEPDQLHKVARGFHFAAPDVVCLQGVLDYYNPRTNWLARAFTIEYASWFRGTLAGAAALDLVVPLGGTTLFFRRDKLEEVGAWDAWNVTEDADLGVRLTRRGYRTQMLDTVTHEEANCRLLPWVKQRSRWLKGFAMTWGVHMRDPVALWRDLGTRRFLGLQVQLFASLSQYLLAPVLWSFWLLSLGLPHPMRGVLSGMLGGNAIAILFTLFVLSEILNIAVGLWAVRGPRHRHLLPWVPMLHLYFPLGCLAAWKAIYEVVAKPFYWDKTQHGIFEAGPEDTPVATPAAAAALVPLREALDAPLAATGKTAARAPAIPLGDTAQLPLLGKIG, encoded by the coding sequence ATGGCCGGCATCGCCCTTCTCAAACCCCGTCGTCCCGCGCCGGCACCCGCCGCGCCCGCGCCGCAGGATACGTTGGTCGCCCCCCGCGACCTGCGCCCGCTGGGCCAGATCCTGATCGAGGACGGCGCGGTCGATCCGCGCAACCTGCTTCGGGCCGTGGTCATGCGCCGCCGCCAGCAGGCCCGGCTGGGCGAGATCCTGCTGGCCAACGGCTGGGTCCAGGAAGAGGCCCTGACCCGCGCCCTGTCCCGGCAATGGCGCAGCAGCGTGCTGGACCTGGCCGCGCTGCCCCCGGACCCCCGGCTGGTCGATGCATTAGGGGCGCAATTCTGCCTGGCGCAGGGTCTGGTGCCCTGGCGCCGGGTCGGCGGCGTCACCTTCATCGCCACCGCGCGTCCGGATGAATTCGACGCCCTGCGCGACCGCATGCCCGCGGGCTTCGGCGCGGTGCGCATGTTGCTGTGTTCGGAAACCGCCGCCCGCGAAGCGATCATGGGCCTGCGCCGCACCGCGCTGATTCGCCAGGCCGAGACCCGCGTTCCCGCCACCGAAAGCTGCCGCACCCGCAACGAGCGGCGCTTCGGCCGGCTCGTCGTCGCATCGGTGGGGGCGGCGACGCTGGGGATGCTTTTGGCGCCCATCGCCGTGATCACGGCCCTGACGGTCTGGGCGGTGCTGACGCTGCTGGCCTCGGCCGCGCTGAAGCTGCTGTCGTTCCAGGCGATCCTGCGCCGCACCCATCAAGAGCGGCAAGAGGCCCGCGCCATGGCCCTCGGCGCGATCCCGCGCCCCGAAATGAAGGCGCCGCTGCCGGTGATCTCGGTCATGGTGCCGCTGTTCGCCGAGGCCAACATCGCCGACAAGCTGATCGGCCGGCTGTCGCAGCTGGATTACCCGCGCGAACTGATGGACATCCTGCTGGTGGTCGAGGACACGGACCGCGTCACCTGCGAGGCGCTGGAAACCGCACGCCTGCCGCGCTGGATGCGGGTGGTGAAGGTGCCCGACGGGCCGATCCGCACCAAGCCGCGGGCGTTGAACTATGCGCTGAACTTCTGCCGCGGCTCGATCATCGGGGTCTGGGACGCCGAGGATCGCCCCGAACCGGACCAGTTGCACAAGGTCGCGCGCGGCTTCCATTTCGCCGCCCCCGATGTGGTCTGCCTGCAGGGCGTGCTGGATTATTACAACCCGCGCACCAACTGGCTGGCCCGCGCCTTCACCATCGAATATGCGTCCTGGTTCCGCGGCACGCTGGCCGGCGCGGCGGCGCTGGACCTGGTGGTGCCGCTGGGCGGCACGACGCTGTTCTTCCGCCGCGACAAGCTGGAAGAGGTCGGCGCCTGGGACGCCTGGAACGTGACCGAAGACGCCGATCTGGGCGTGCGTCTGACCCGGCGGGGCTATCGCACGCAGATGCTGGACACGGTCACGCATGAAGAGGCGAATTGCCGGCTGCTCCCCTGGGTCAAGCAGCGCTCGCGCTGGCTCAAGGGCTTCGCCATGACCTGGGGCGTGCACATGCGCGACCCTGTGGCGCTGTGGCGCGACCTGGGCACGCGGCGCTTCCTGGGATTGCAGGTGCAGCTTTTCGCCTCGCTGTCGCAATATCTGCTGGCGCCGGTGCTGTGGAGCTTCTGGCTGCTCAGCCTCGGCCTGCCGCATCCGATGCGCGGCGTGCTGTCGGGGATGCTGGGCGGCAACGCCATCGCCATTCTGTTCACGCTTTTCGTGCTGTCCGAGATCCTGAACATCGCCGTCGGCCTTTGGGCCGTGCGCGGTCCCCGGCACCGCCACCTGCTGCCCTGGGTGCCGATGCTGCACCTGTATTTCCCGCTGGGCTGCCTGGCCGCCTGGAAGGCGATCTACGAGGTGGTGGCGAAACCCTTCTACTGGGACAAGACCCAGCACGGCATCTTCGAGGCCGGGCCCGAAGACACGCCTGTCGCGACGCCCGCCGCTGCTGCCGCTCTGGTGCCGCTGCGCGAGGCGCTGGACGCCCCGCTTGCGGCGACGGGCAAGACCGCGGCCCGCGCGCCGGCCATCCCTCTCGGCGACACCGCGCAGCTGCCCCTGTTGGGCAAGATCGGCTGA
- a CDS encoding arginyltransferase has translation MRHSLPHAPQFYVTAPQPCPYLHGRAERKLFTALAGDSANELNNALSRQGFRRSQNVLYRPSCESCVACMSARIRVSEFQPSRTQRRVARKNAHLRRLATSAWATEEQYELFRAYLDERHADGGMADMDIFEFAAMIEETPVRTRVIEYRAHEGGGQMPPPPGADRLVAVCLTDVLDDGLSLVYSFYDPAHEDHSLGTHIILDHIELARSAGLPFVYLGYWVPGSRKMDYKARFSALEIYKGGVWQPIGDPEQHSSDIHPLSIDPIVEQVARITLPQNPK, from the coding sequence ATGCGGCACAGCCTTCCCCATGCCCCGCAGTTCTATGTCACGGCGCCGCAGCCCTGCCCCTATCTGCACGGCCGGGCCGAGCGCAAGCTGTTCACCGCCCTGGCCGGCGATTCGGCCAACGAGTTGAACAACGCGCTGTCGCGGCAGGGTTTCCGCCGCTCGCAGAACGTGCTGTATCGGCCCAGCTGCGAAAGCTGCGTCGCCTGCATGTCGGCCCGGATCCGAGTCTCGGAATTCCAGCCCTCGCGCACGCAGCGCCGGGTGGCGCGCAAGAACGCGCATCTGCGCCGGCTGGCCACCAGCGCCTGGGCGACCGAGGAGCAATACGAGCTGTTCCGCGCCTATCTGGACGAACGCCACGCCGACGGCGGCATGGCCGACATGGACATCTTCGAATTCGCCGCGATGATCGAGGAAACCCCGGTCCGCACCCGCGTCATCGAATATCGCGCGCATGAGGGCGGGGGCCAGATGCCGCCGCCGCCCGGCGCGGACCGGCTGGTCGCGGTCTGCCTGACCGATGTGCTGGATGACGGGTTGAGCCTGGTCTACAGCTTCTACGATCCCGCGCACGAGGATCACAGCCTGGGCACCCATATCATCCTGGACCATATCGAACTGGCGCGCAGCGCCGGCTTGCCCTTCGTCTATCTGGGCTATTGGGTGCCGGGCAGCCGCAAGATGGATTACAAGGCGCGGTTTTCGGCGCTGGAGATCTACAAGGGCGGGGTCTGGCAGCCGATCGGCGACCCCGAGCAGCACAGTTCGGACATCCATCCGCTGTCCATCGACCCAATCGTCGAGCAAGTGGCGCGCATCACCCTGCCGCAAAATCCAAAATGA
- the carA gene encoding glutamine-hydrolyzing carbamoyl-phosphate synthase small subunit has protein sequence MPQKPTACLALADGTVFYGQGFGAAGEVVAELVFNTAMTGYQEIMTDPSYASQIVTFTFPHIGNTGVTEQDDEAADPVASGIVVKWDPTEPSNWRATAELVAWMEKRGRIGIGGIDTRRLTRAIRQQGSPHVVLAHDPQGDFDIAAMVARARDWQGLVGLDLAKEVSTRQSYRWDQGLWEWPGQFGSVPEQTPFRVVALDYGAKRNILRSLAQSGAEVTVLPATASAEEVMAHDPEGVFLSNGPGDPAATGEYAVPMIRDLLEKDLPIFGICLGHQMLALALGAKTIKMNHGHHGANHPVKDLESGKVEITSMNHGFAVDAQTLPEGVIETHVSLFDGSNCGLRMAEKPVFSVQYHPEASPGPQDSAYLFDRFAEAMRARRG, from the coding sequence ATGCCCCAGAAGCCCACCGCCTGTCTTGCGCTTGCCGACGGCACCGTTTTCTACGGCCAGGGCTTCGGCGCGGCCGGCGAGGTGGTGGCCGAGCTGGTCTTCAACACCGCCATGACCGGCTATCAGGAGATCATGACCGATCCCTCCTACGCCAGCCAGATCGTCACCTTCACCTTCCCCCATATCGGCAACACCGGCGTCACCGAACAGGACGACGAGGCGGCCGACCCCGTCGCCTCGGGCATCGTGGTGAAATGGGACCCGACCGAGCCCTCGAACTGGCGCGCCACGGCCGAGCTGGTGGCGTGGATGGAAAAGCGCGGCCGCATCGGCATCGGCGGCATCGACACCCGCCGGCTGACCCGCGCCATCCGCCAGCAGGGCTCGCCCCATGTGGTGCTGGCCCATGATCCGCAGGGCGATTTCGACATCGCCGCCATGGTGGCGCGCGCCCGCGACTGGCAGGGGCTGGTCGGGCTCGACCTGGCGAAAGAGGTCAGCACGCGGCAAAGCTATCGCTGGGACCAGGGGCTGTGGGAATGGCCGGGCCAGTTCGGCTCCGTCCCCGAGCAGACGCCGTTCCGCGTCGTGGCGCTGGACTATGGCGCCAAGCGCAACATCCTGCGCTCGCTGGCGCAGAGCGGCGCCGAGGTCACGGTCCTGCCCGCCACCGCCTCCGCCGAAGAGGTGATGGCCCACGACCCCGAGGGCGTCTTCCTGTCGAACGGCCCGGGCGACCCGGCCGCGACCGGCGAATATGCCGTGCCGATGATCCGCGACCTACTGGAGAAGGACCTGCCGATATTCGGCATCTGCCTGGGTCACCAGATGCTGGCGCTGGCGCTTGGCGCCAAGACCATCAAGATGAACCACGGCCACCACGGCGCAAACCACCCCGTCAAGGACCTGGAATCCGGCAAGGTCGAGATCACCTCGATGAACCACGGTTTCGCGGTCGATGCCCAGACCCTGCCCGAGGGCGTCATCGAGACCCATGTCAGCCTGTTCGACGGCTCGAACTGCGGGCTGCGCATGGCGGAAAAGCCGGTGTTTTCGGTGCAGTACCACCCCGAGGCCAGCCCCGGCCCGCAGGACAGCGCCTATCTCTTCGACCGCTTCGCCGAGGCGATGCGCGCGCGCCGCGGCTGA